The sequence GAGGGCCTGTGTAGCGCCGGAGATAACGGGTTTTGAGACTAGAATGGCGGGGTCGGAAATGGGGGGCTTTAAGCGCTTCCTGGAGGCCTTGGCGGCGTTTATCGGAAAGTGATTTTCAGAGGGGCTTGGTAAGTGAAGAAAGTGCAGAAGGGGCAGAAGCTGCCGGAACCGCACCCGCATATCGGGCTGTATACGCACGCGCCGGCCGAGCGTTCGCCCCATGGCTGGCCGCTGTGCGTCTACTGCGGGCAGCCAGCCGATGCGCTGGATCACCAGCCGCCGCTGTCGCGTGTCGACGATTACCAGAAGCTCTACCTGGAGCGCGAACAATACTGGCAGGTGAAGGCTTGCAAGCCTTGCTGCGAGCTGCTCGGCGATGACCTGCAGAAGGATATCTTCGTCCGAATCGAGGCGCTGAAATACCGATTGCAGCGGACGTTGCGCAGGCATGACGCGGCATTGTCCTGGGCAGACGATGACCTTGCGGAGCTGGGGCATTCACTGCGCTCCAAGGTGTCCGTCAGCGCTGCGGTGGTGTCTGCGACTCAGCCGAGGATCGATTACCAGGGCGGCTTGCGGCTGCTGCGTGAGGCTGCACGGCGGACCTGATGCCACGCTCGACGACCCACTCGTAGGCGTGGAAGGGAGCGTGACTGTAGGAGCGGACCTTGTCCGCGAAAGTGATCGCGGATGAATCCGCTCCTACGGGGAGCATCGCGCGTGAACATCGCGGATGAGATCCGCTCCTACGCCGGAGATTGGTGCAGGGCCGGACAGATCAGAGAATGATCTTGTCCTTGAGCTTCTCCACCGCCTGCTGCAGCACCTGGATCACCCGATCCTTGTCGTAGTTCTGCACGTTGTTGGTGTCGAGGTACATGGAGAAGCCCGGCAGCTCCTGCTCGATGAAGCTGGGGTTGGCGCCCAGGTCGCGGCGGAAGTCGACCACCTGGTAGATCTGCACCGGCTTGCTGAAGCCCTTCACCGCGATCTGGCCCTTGTCGCGGCACATGATCACGTCCTTCACCAGCGAATAGGTCTCGTGGCTGAGGAGGATCTCGCCGGCTTCGGCGGCGCTTTCCAGGCGGCTGGCGAGGTTCACTTCGCGGCCGATGATGGTGTAGTCCATGCGCGTGTCGGCGCCGAAGTTGCCCACCGTGCAGTAGCCGGTGTTGATGCCCATGCGCACTTCCAGCGGCTTGGTGATGCCCTGGGCGCGCCACTGCTGGCGCATCACTTTCATGTGCTTGCGCATGGCCACGGCCATGGACACGGCGGCCACGGCGTCCTTCTTCGCGCCCTGGGTGGTCGGGTCGCCGAAGAACACCATCACGCAGTCGCCGACGAACTTGTCGATGGTGCCGCCGTACTTGAGGGCGATCTTCGACATCTCGTTGAGGTAGTTGTTGAGCATGTCGGTGAGCACTTCGGCTTCCAGTTCCTCGGACAGCTCGGTGAAGCCCTTGATGTCGGAGAAGAACACCGTGAGCTTCTTGCGCTGGGTCTCCAGGCGCACGCTCTTCTTGCCGCTGAAGATCGACTCCCAGACCTGCGGCGACAGGTACTTGGCCAGGTTGCTCGCCAGCCGCGCGGCCTTTTCCTGCTCGCGGGCGATTTCGCCGCGGGCCTGGGCCAGGCGCAGGCCTTGCTGATGGACGAAGAAGGCGCCGATGAAGATGTACAGGGTGGAGAAGGCGATGCTCGCCAGGTTCACCAGCAGCGGCGGGTTGCCTTTGAAGCCCGGGCCGAGCAGGGCGCCGGTCACTGCAGCGGTGGACAGCGATACCAGCATGGCGCCGCCCAACAGGCGCAGGCCGCCGATGATCAGGCTGGTGAAGCCCAGGGTCAGCAGCAGCATCAGCGCCGGCACCACGGCGAAACCGAGCAATGCGGCGCTGGCGCCGGCGTGCACGGCGTCCGCACCTTGCAGGAACTGGCGGGTGCGTTCGGGGTACTGGATCTTGAAGCGGTTGTCCAGTTGTTGCGCGAGGTGCGGGTAGAGCAGGGCGTACGGCACCATCCACAGCAGTTCGTAGCTGAAGTAGCCGCTGAAGGTCCCGGCGGCGACCGTCGCGGCGATGCTGATGTAGGCCAGCACGCGGGCATGGTACTCGCGCAGGGGCGAGGACGACCCGTGCGACTGTGGCCGTTCCAGGACGGAGGACTTCATGCGCTGCTGGCTTCCCTGGTCAGTTCAGCGTCTCTGTAGGACGCTTCCCGCGATTGCGGTAGGAAGAATCTTAACCAAGCGTCTGTCCGGGAGCCAGCGCCGGCCCGAAACATCTTGTCGCGGACCGGCGGTCACTTTGTGGCTCAGGCCATGCTGCCGTCGGGCCGGGCGTAGATGGTCTGCCGTGGCTTGGCGAAGACGCGGCGCAGCATCGGCTCGAAGAAATCCAGCGGCAGGGTTTCGCCTTCCGGGTCGAAGGCAGCGGCGTCGTAGCGTGCGCAGAACTCGATGGTCTGCTCGAACTGCGGGTGGTCCTTGAACTGCTCGCGCAGGTGCCGGTCCAGGCCCAGGTGGTGGAAGAAGTAGTAGCCCTGGAAGATCGCGTGCTTCTCGACCATCCAGTGGTTTTCCGGGCTGACGAACGGCTTGAGGATGGCCGCGGCGATGTCGGCGTGGTTATACGAGCCCAGGGTGTCGCCGATGTCGTGGAGCAGGGCGCAGACCACGTACTCCTCGTCGCGGCCGTCGCGGTGGGCGAGGGTGGCGGTCTGCAGCGAATGGGTCAGGCGATCCACCGGGAAGCCGCCGAAGTCGCCGTCGAGCAGGCGCAGGTGGGCGAGGATGCGGTCGGGCAGCAGGGCGGCGTACTGGGCGAAGTCCTGGGCGATGATCGCCCAGTCCGCGGCGCTGCCGTCTTCCATGTGGGTGAAGGTGGCGCGGGCATTCATCGGGCTGTCCTCTTGTGCTTGTTGGGATTGGACGGCCTCCAGTCTAGGAGCGTGGCGCGCCGCGGCCAGTGTCCATGCGCGCCGTTCGGCTGTCTTGGCGGTGCGCGAATGCCCCGTCATCGCCGCCGCTGATCGCTTCAGGGGTTCTCCGGGTCGTGGCCGAGGGACTGCAGGAACAGCGAGAACAGCTCCGGTTGCGAGGAGATGTCCAGCTTGGTGTAGAGGTGCCGGCGGTGGACCTTGATGGTCTCGGGGGAAATCGCCAGGCGCTCGGCCATGGCCTTGGACGAGTAGCCACGCAGGATCAGCCGGGCGATCTCCAGCTCACGCTCGGACAGCACGTTGGCGCCGAAATGGCTGAGTGCATCGCGCACCTGGGTGGCCACGCCTTCCGCATTGGCCGGTAGCAGACGCTGGCTGCGCAGCTGCCAGTGCTGCTGCATCAGCGCCAGGACCCAGGGGCAGAGCATGGCCAGCAGGCCGCACTGCTCGCCGTCGAACGGCTTGCGCATGCCCAGCGACAGCGACAACGCGCCCTGGCCGGGCAACTGGAGGATGAACTGCACCTCGTCCTCCAGCACGTTCTCGTGGAAGTAGTTGAGGAAGTACTCGCTCTGGCGGAAATGGTCCGGGGCGATCTCTTCCAGGCGATACAGGCCGCTGGGCAGTCCCTCACGGCAGGCCTGGTAGAAGGGATCGAGCTGGTACAGGCCGTCGAGGTAGACGGACATGGCCGCCGGGCCCGCCTGCGGGTCGGCGTCGTATTCCTCCAGCCACACGGGTGTACCGCCAGCGGGGTAGTAGGCGGCCAGCGCGTTGTCGAACGGCAGCCACTGGTGCAGCAGCAGGATCAACTGCTTCCAGAAGCGCGGTTCGCCGATCTGCTCGATGGCGCGGGCAAGGTTGGCGTGCATGCCGACCTCGCGGAACAGGTTCTGCATCCCAGGGCACTCCGGAAAAAGGTGCTCCGGTTTCCTCCTTTTGGCGGCCTGCCGTCAAGGGGCGTAACCCCAAATGGTGATTGGCCGCCAGCTGCGGCAGGCCTAGATTGCGCCCCATGCAGCGTCCCAAGCAGAGGACACGCACAAGGGTTTTCGTACCTGCCTCAACCAACAATGACAATTCGAGGAAAACGACATGAGCTCTTCCGCGGCGCCCGAGGGCGCGCTCAAGCCCAGTCTGGGCATGCTCGATGTGGTAGCCATCACCGTCTCGGCGGTCACTCCGGCCAGTTCGGTCTTCGTCATCGCCCCTTTCGCCATCCAGCAAGCCGGCAGCGGCGCCTTCCTGAGCTTCGTGCTGGCCGCCGTGCTGGCGCTGATGTTCGCCTGGTGCTACGCGGAGCTGGGCCGCGCGCACAGTTCCGCCGGTGGTGAATACGTCTATGCCAAGCGCGTGTTCGGCGGCATGGCCGGCTACGCCACCTTCCTCACCGTGATGGTCTCGCTGCTGTTCATTCCACCGGTGCTGGCGACGGGCGCGGCGACCTACCTCAACGGCGCACTGGGCACGCAGTTCGATACCCAGACCGTGGCGCTGGTCATCGTGGCAGCCAGCTACGCCCTGGGCATCCTCAATATCCGCGTCAACGCCTGGGTCACCGGGCTGTTCCTGGTCTGCGAAGTGGCGGCGCTGCTGGTGATAGTCGCGCTGGGCTTCGGCAACGTCAGCCAGCCGCTCAGCGTGCTGTCGCATCCACAGTTCCTCGACAATGGCGTGATGTCGGTAGCGCCGATGGCGCTGGTGATTGGCGCGATGGGCACGGCGCTGTTCTCCTACAACGGCTTCGGCGCGGCGGTGATGCTCACCGAGGACATGAAGGACGGCGGCCGTGGCGTGCACCGCGCGGTGCTCTGGTCGCTGGTGCTGGTGGTGATCATCGAACTGGTGCCGATCACCGCGTTGTTGCTGGGCGCGCCCTCGCTGCAGGACATGCTCGCCAGTCCCGACCCCATCGGCTACCTGCTCACCACCCACGGCAACGCCACGCTGTCGCGGCTGGTCAGCGCCGGCATCTTCCTCTCGGTGTTCAACGCCATCATCGCCATCGTCATCCAGTCGGGCCGGGTGATCTTCAGCAGCGGCCGCGACGAGCTGTGGACGCCCTCGCTGAACCGCCTGTTCACCCGCATCCACCCGCGCTGGGAATCGCCGTGGCTGGCCACGCTGTTCCTCGCGGTGCCCTCGGCAGCCCTGAGCTTCAGCTCGAACCTGGCCGACCTGACCTCGTTCACCGTGCTGCTGCTGGTCATGGTCTACCTGGCGGTAGCGCTGAGCGCGCTGTTCAGCCGCGTGCTGCGCCGTGACCGCGAGCATCCGTACCGCATGCCGCTCTGGCCGGCGCCGGCGCTGCTGGCGGTAGTCGGTGCCGGCTATCTGCTGCTCAACAACATGCTCGCGGCTTCCTTGCGAGACAACATGATCATTGGCGGGATCCTCGCCGTATCGGTGATTCTCTACAGCACCTACGGCAAGTTCAGCCCGGCCTTCCAGAAACTCTGAAGACACGACAGGAGTCCGCATGCGCGCTCGTCAACTCGGCATCACCCTGGGGTTGGGTACACCCGGTGAGTTCAACGCCATTACCGATGTACCCGGCGTCCGGGTCGGCCACAGCACACTGATCGCCGACCGCGACGGCAAGCAGGTTCGTACCGGTGTCACCACGGTGCAGCCGCGAGTCGGCGAGGCGCGCCTGCAACCCTGCTTCGCCGGCGTTCACGTGCTCAACGGCAACGGCGACGCCACCGGCCTGGAATGGATTCGCGAGGCCGGCGTGCTGACCACGCCCATCGCCATCACCAACACCCACAGCGTCGGCGTGGTCCGAGACGCACTGGTCGCAGCCGAGCGCGATGCCCTGGCCGATCCGTCGGTGTACTGGTGCATGCCGGTGGTGATGGAAACCTACGATGGCCTGCTGAACGACATCTGGGGCCAGCACGTCGGCCCGGAGCAGGTGCGCGAAGCCCTGGCCCGCGCGGAGTCCGGCCCGGTGGAGGAAGGTGCAGTAGGTGGCGGCACCGGGATGATCTGCCACGAGTTCAAGGGCGGCATCGGCACGGCGTCGCGCAAGCTGTCGACGGAGCAGGGCGGCTGGACCGTCGGCGCGCTGGTGCAGGCCAACCACGGCAAGCGCGAGGAGTTGCGGGTCGACGGCTACCCGGTTGGACGCCAGCTGCGCGGGATCGCCTCGCCCTTCGCCGACCGTGGCGAGCCGGGCATGGGCTCCATCGTGGTGATCCTCGCCACCGACGCGCCGCTGCTGCCGCACCAGTGCCAGCGCCTGGCGCAGCGCGCCTCCATTGGCATCGCTCGCACCGGCGGCGGCACCGAGGACTCCAGCGGCGACATCTTCCTGGCCTTCGCTACCGGCAACACCGATCTGCCGCCGGCCAACTACGGGCGCAAGGGCCTGCCGCAGGACACCGCGGTGCGGATGCTCAACAACGACCACATCTCGCCGCTGTTCGCTGCCGCGGCCGAGGCGGTGGAAGAGGCCATCGTCAATGCGCTGCTGGCGGGCATCGACATGCACACTGCCGACGGCGTGCTGGTGCCGGCGCTGGGCGACGAGCGTCTGCTGGGTGCCCTGCGCAAGTCGGGTTGGCACGGCTGATCGTCGAGCAGCAATAAAAAGCCGGGAGCGCTCGCACGGTCCCGGCTTTTTTGCGTCTGCGTCAGGCGTGCGTCAGCTGTGCTCGCCTACGCCGGCGTCCTCCGGCTCCTCGGCCAGGCAGGCCGCGGCGGTGAAGAGCACGTCGGTGGAGGAGTTCAGGGCGGTTTCCGCCGAGTCCTGCAGGATGCTGATGACGAAGCCCACGGCCACCACCTGCATGGCCACTTCGCCGGAAATGCCGAACAGGCCGCAGGCCAGCGGGATCAGCAGCAGCGAGCCACCGGCCACGCCGGAGGCACCGCAAGCGCAGAGCGCGGACACCACGCAGAGCAGCAGCGCGCTGGGCAGGTCGACGGCGATGCCCAGGGTATTGGCCGCGGCCAGGCTGAGCACGCTGATGGTCACGGCCGCGCCGGCCATGTTGATGGTCGCGCCCAGCGGGATGGAGACCGAATAGGTGTCCTCGTGCAGGCCCAGGCGCTCGCACAGCTGCAGGTTGACCGGGATGTTGGCCGCCGAGCTGCGGGTGAAGAAGGCGGTCACGCCGCTCTCGCGCAGGCAGGTGAACACCAGCGGGTATGGATTGCGGCGCAACTTCCAGAACACGATCAGCGGGTTCACCACCAGCGCCACGAAGAGCATGCAGCCCAGCAGTACCGCGAGCAGGCGCAGGTAGCCGAGCAGCGCATCGAAGCCGGATTCGGCCAGGGTGCTGGCGACCAGGCCGAAGATGCCCAGCGGGGCGAAGGCGATGACCACGCGGACGATCAGGGTGACGCCGCCGGCCAGGTCGTCGAGCAGGTCGCGGGTGCTCTGCCGCGCGTGGCGCAGGGCGATGCCCAGGCCCACGGCCCAGCCGAGGATGCCGATGAAGTTGGCCTCCAGCAGTGCCTTGACCGGGTTGCTGGCGATGCTGAAGAGCAGCGTGCGCAGCACTTCGCCGATGCCGCCCGGTGGCGCCGTCTCGCTGGCAGCCGCAGTGCTCAGGACCAGTGTCGAGGGGAAGGCGAAGCTGACGGACACGGCGACCACGGCCGCGGCGAAGGTGCCCAGCAGGTAGAGCACCAGGATCGGCCGGATGTGCGTGCGCTGGCCGGCCTTGTGGTTGGCGATGGAGGCGCAGACCAGCACCAGTACCAGGACCGGAGCCACGGCCTTGAGCGCCGAAATGAACAGCTTGCCGAGCAGGCCGACGGCCAGCGCCGCCTGCGGGGCGAGGAAGGCGAGGGCGATGCCGGCCAGCATGCCGACGAAGATACGCATGACCAGGCTGCTGCGCTGGATGCGTTGGACGAGAGTTGGAGCCGGAAGAGTCATGACCTTACCGCTGCTTGAGAATGGGAACGCGAACCGTACGGGCCGCGGAAGGGCGCGGATTATGCCGTCATGGGCGGGGAAATGCTCGGCAGTCGTCGGAAAGCGCGTGCGCATTGGGGGTTGGGACCGGCTCAGTATCCCCTGCGCACTCCGCCATTGCGTTGACCTATGCCAGCCTTGTCGGAGAACGCCGCGTGCCTTCAGTCACGCAGGCACTCCGCATCCAGATGCAGTTCACCGATGCGCTGCACGGCGCCACGCATATGCACGCGATAGTCGTCCTCGACCCGGATGCGCAGCAGGCCGCCGGCCAGGTGAACGGTAATCTCGCTGTCGCAGTAGCCTTTCAGCCGGGCCACGGCCGCCGCCGCGCAGCTGCTGGTGCCCGAAGCGAGGGTGTAGCCGGCGCCGCGCTCCCAGATTTCCACGCGCAGGTCGTTGCGCCCGAGCACCTGGACGAACTGCACGTTGGTGCGGTTGGGGAACAGCGCATGGGATTCCAGCAGCGGCCCCAGTGTTTTCGCCAGTTGCGCCTCGGTGTGTTCGACGAAGACCACGCAATGCGGATTGCCCATGGAGACCGCGTTCAGGCGCAGGTCGTGGCCGTCCAGTTGCAGCGGAATGTCCAGCGCCTGCGGGGTGTCGACCCGCACCGGGATGGCGGCGCTGGCGAACTGCGCGTGGCCCATGTCCACCTCGACCTCGCGGCCCTGGTCGAACACCTGGCTGGTGACCGGCCCGGCCACGGTGACGATGCGGAACGGCTGTTCATCCACCAGACCCTGGTCCCACAGGTAGCGGGAGAAGATGCGCAGGCCGTTGCCGCTGCGCTCGGCGAGCGAGCCGTCGGGATTGAGGATGCGCAGGCCGAAGGCGCCGGCGTCGCGGCCCTCGGGGACGAGGATGCCGTCCGAGCCCAGGCCGCGATGGCGGTCGCAGATGCGCACGACCGCTGCGTCATTGAAGGGGAAGGGCTCGCTGCCGGCGTAGACCAGGTAGTCGTTGCCCAGGGCGTGGTACTTGAGGAAGCGCATCGCGGATCGGGTCCCAGGTGGCGGAGCCCAGCACTATAGCCAGGCCCGCGCGCGCCCGCCCGATTCGCCTCAGCTGTTGGGCAGCGGGGCGCGCCGCGACGCCGGGCGCAGCAGGCGTTCGCCGAGGATCACCAGCAGGCAGGCGAAGATGAACGGCGAGGTCATGAACGGAATGCCGAGGGTGACCATCGCCCGCTGCAGCAGCAAGGCCAGCACGGCGCCGGCGGCTGGGGCGATCAGGCTCGGGCTGCGCAGGGCCAGGGCGAGGGCGGCCAGGGCGCTGTTCATGCCGAGCAAGCCGCTCTGCACGTCGCCTTGCGGGATGCCGGCGAAGACCGCCACCGGCAGCACCATCACCGCGCCGAACAGGGCCCATGTCGCCGCACGCGGCGCGCCGAGCAGCAGGCCGAGGAAGATAAGCGCGCCGGCCAGGGGCGCGTCGAGGAAGATCACCTGGCCGAAGGCGCGGCTGGTGGCTTCGAGGAAGGCCGGCAGCGGCAGGTTCAGCAGGCCCGCGCCGGGCGCGGCGGCGCCCAGGCCGAGCCAATGGCCCAGCGGCTGCAGGCTCCAGCCGAGCAATACGAAGGCCAGGGTGTAGGGCGGCAAGCCACGGCGGTGACGCGAGGCGTTCAGCAGCAGGTGCTGCAGCAGCACGCTGGCGATGCTGGCGAGCAGCACCAGGATCACCAGCGCCGGCGACCAGGCGAACTTCAATGGCAGCAGCATTCCGATGAGCACGGCGTTGTAGCCGTACAGGCCGGCGTCGATGTCGTCCGCGCGGTAGCGCAGCAGGCTGGCGCAAGCCGGGCCGGCGATGGCGCCGAGCAGGGCGCCGGGCAGCAGGGCGGGCGCGCAGGCGCCGATCAGGGCCAGGCAAAGCAGGCCGAACAGCGGAGCGGGCTGCAGGAATACCTGGCTGAAGCCGCGCAGCCAGAGGGTCAATAAAGGAAGTGGGCGCATCTGAGGTCTGGGCAGTCAAGGGGGATCCGGGCTTCTCCGGTTCCGCGTCGGCGGCCGTGCCTTCCATCGGGGGAGGGCATCGCGGGAAGCTCCGTGGGCAGAATCTGCGGGCGCCATTCTGCCACGGCACCATTTTGGGGCGTGAATAAAAAAGAGGCCGGTCGCCGGGATCGCCGGCGGGTGGCCTCGAATGTCCATAGCCTGCGTGGGAGGTTGCGAGGATGGCTATGGCCGACAGTCGTTGCGGGCCGTTCAAGGCCAATCCCGGACGGACGGGGTCGCGGCCCCGTTTTCCCGGCCCCGTCCGTCCGGGAGTGACGCTGTGTGGAGGCACGCCTTGGCGTGGCTCCGGAATGCTTTTTCTCGCGCCGTCAGGCGCGAGGCTATTCGCGAGCAAGCTCGCTCCTACGAAGCGGAGAGTGCCGGCGCTACTGTCTCGATGCGCAGCATGTTGGTGCTGCCCGGCTGGCCGAACGGCAGGCCGGCGGTGACCACCACGGTGTCGCCACGCTGCGCCATGCGCTGGGCGAGGGCGATTTCCAGGGCGGTGGCGCAGATTTCGTCGACATGCGCCAGCTGTTCGTTGACCACCGAGTACACGCCCCAGGCCACGCTCAGCCGCCGCGCCGCGCGCAGGTTGGGCGTGAGGCTGAGGATCGGCGCCTTCGGCCGCTCGCGGGAGGCGCGCAGGGTGGAAGCGCCGGACTCGGTGTAGTTGACCAGCACCGCCACCGGCAGGATGCGGCTGATGCGGCGGATGGCGCAGCTGATGGCGTCGGAGACCGTGGCTTCCGGCTCCGGGCGGTTCAGCTCCAGCTGGCCCTGGTAATCCGGCTCGGCTTCGACCTGGCGGATGATCTTCGCCATCATCTCCACCGCTTCCACCGGGTACTGGCCGGAGGCGGTCTCGGCGCTGAGCATCACGCAGTCGGCGCCTTCGCTGACGGCGGTCGCCACGTCAGTCACTTCTGCGCGGGTCGGTGCCGGCGAGAAACGCATGGATTCGAGCATCTGCGTGGCCACCACCACCGGGCGCCCCAGCTCGCGGCAGACCTGGATGATGCGTTTCTGGATGCCCGGTACGTTCTGTGCCGGCACCTCCACGCCGAGATCGCCCCGGGCAACCATGATGGCGTCGGCCAGGCGGGCGATCTCCTCGATGGACTGCACCGCCGAGGGCTTCTCGATCTTGGCCATGATGAAGGCCTTGTCGCCGATCAGCGCGCGGGCTTCTTCTATATCTTCCGGCCGCTGCACGAAGGACAGCGCCACCCAGTCCACGCCCAGCTCCAGGCCGAACTCCAGATCACGGCGGTCCTTGGCGGTCAGCGGGCTGAGCTTGAGCACCGCCTCGGGAACGTTGACGCCCTTGCGGTCGGACAGCTCGCCGCTGTTGAGCACGCGGGTCTCGATGGCGTCGCCGTGGTTGTTCAGCACCTGCAGGCGGATGCGGCCGTCGTCCAGCAGCAGGCTCATGCCTGGCTCCAGCGCCTGGATGATTTCCGGGTGCGGCAGCTTCACGCGGCGCTCGTCGCCCGGTGCGTCGTTGAGGTCGAGGGTGAAACTCTGGCCCTTGTTCAGTTGCACCGCGCCGCTTTCGAAGCGGCCGACACGCAGCTTCGGCCCCTGCAGGTCCATGAGGATGCCGATGGGCGTATTCAGCTCGGCCTCGACTTCACGCACCCACTGGTAGCGCTGGGCGTGGTCGGCGAATTCGCCGTGGCTGAAGTTCAGGCGGAACAGGTTGGCGCCGGCGTCCACCAGGGCGCGGATGTCCTCGCGGCCCTTGATGGCCGGGCCGAGGGTGGCGAGGATCTTGACCTTCTTGTCGCTGTTCATTGCTCGGCACTCTCGAGAATCAGGATGGCGCGGAAGTCGTTGACGTTGGTGCGGGTCGGCCCGGTGGTGACCAGGTCGCCCAGCTCGGCGAAGAAGCCGAAGCCGTTGTTGTCGTCCAGTTCGTGCAGCGGATTCAGCCCGGCGGCGAGGGCGCGCTTGTAGCTGCACGGGCTCATCAGCGCGCCGGCGTTGTTCTCCATGCCGTCGATGCCGTCGGTGTCGCCGGCCAGGGCCCAGATACCCGGCTCGCCCTTGAGCGCGGCGGTGAGGCTGAGCAGGAATTCGGCGTTGCGCCCGCCACGGCCCTTGCCGCGCACGGTCACGGTGGTCTCGCCGCCGGAGAGGATCAGGCAGGGCGCTTTGAGCGGCTGGCCATGCTTGCGCACCTGGCGGGCGATGCCGGCGTGGACCTTGGCCACGTCGCGCGATTCGCCCTCCAGGTCGCCCAGGATCAGTACCTCGAGGCCGGCTTCGCGAGCCTTGGCGGCGGCCGCGTCGAGGGCCTGCTGCGGGGTGGCGATCAGCGTGAAGTAGCTGCGTGCCAGGCACGGGTCGCCGGGCTTCACGGTCTCCGAGCGCGGGTCTTCCAGCCAGGCACGGATGTGTGCGGGCACTTCGATGCCGTAGCGCTTGAGGATCGCCAGGGCGTCGGCGGAGGTGGTCGGGTCGCCCACGGTGGGGCCGGAGGCAATCACCGTGGCCTCGTCGCCGGGCACGTCGGAAATCGCGTAGGTGTAGACGCTCGCCGGCCAGCAGGCGCGGGCCAGGCGACCGCCCTTGATCGCCGAGAGGTGCTTGCGCACGCAGTTCATCTCGTCGATGGCGGCGCCGGACTTGAGCAGCGCTTTATTCAGCGCGCGCTTGTCGTCGAGGCTGATGCCTTCGGCGGGCAGTGCGAGCAGGGCCGAGCCGCCGCCGGAAAGCAGGAAGATGACGCGGTCGTCCTCGGTCAGGCCGCTGACCAGCTCCAGCACGCGGCGGGCGACGCGCTCGCCGGCGTCGTCCGGCACTGGGTGCGCGGCTTCGACCACTTCGATGCGCTGGCAATTGGCGCCGTAGCCGTAGGGGGCGACCACAAGGCCGTCGACCTCGCCGTTCCAGTGCGCTTCGGCCACCTCGGCCATGGCGCCTGCAGCCTTGCCGGCGCCGATGACGATGGTGCGCCCGCCGTGCACGCGCGGCAGGTGGCGGGCCAGGGTCTGCGCCGGGTGGGCGGCGGCGATGGCGGTGTCGAACAGCTCGCGCAGCAGGGTGCGTGGGTCGAGGCTCATGTCGGGTTCCTCAGGTTCTTGTTGTCCTTGCGGCATTCCGCAGGCGCCTGGCGAGAAGCGCCTGGGGGATGCCTTCGAAACACCCGGCCGGCGAGGCCGTGATTCACACCGGCCGGGGTTCGAAAGCTTCGTTGCTGCCTGCCGGCCCCGGTCACTCCCATAACCAGGGGCAGCAGGTGGCAGCCGATTCCTCAGTCCTTGCGGATCGAGAAGTTGGCCATGTGCTCCAGGCCCTTGATCAGGCCGGAGTGGTCCCAGTTGGCGCCGCCGATGGCCGCGCAGGTGCTGAACACCTGCTGGGCGTTGGCGGTGTTGGGCAGGTTCAGGCCCAGTTCGCGGGCGCCGGCCAGGGCCAGGTTGAGGTCTTTCTGGTGCAGGGCGATGCGGAAGCCCGGGTCGAAGGTGCCCTTGATCATGCGTTCGCCGTGGACCTCGAGGATGCGCGAGGAGGCGAAGCCGCCCATCAGCGCTTCACGCACCTTGGCCGGGTCGGCGCCGTTGCGGGCGGCGAACAGCAGGGCTTCGGCCACTGCCTGGATGTTCAGCGCGACGATGATCTGGTTGGCCACCTTGGCGGTCTGGCCGTCGCCGTTGCCGCCGACGCGGGTGATGTTCTTGCCCATGGCCTGGAACAGCGGCAGGGCGCGTTCGAAGGCGTTCGGGCAGCCGCCGACCATGATGCTCAGGCTGGCCGCCTTGGCGCCGACTTCACCGCCGGACACCGGGGCGTCCAGGTATTGCGCACCGGTGGCCTTGATCTTCTCGGCGAA is a genomic window of Pseudomonas knackmussii B13 containing:
- the pyk gene encoding pyruvate kinase, producing MNSDKKVKILATLGPAIKGREDIRALVDAGANLFRLNFSHGEFADHAQRYQWVREVEAELNTPIGILMDLQGPKLRVGRFESGAVQLNKGQSFTLDLNDAPGDERRVKLPHPEIIQALEPGMSLLLDDGRIRLQVLNNHGDAIETRVLNSGELSDRKGVNVPEAVLKLSPLTAKDRRDLEFGLELGVDWVALSFVQRPEDIEEARALIGDKAFIMAKIEKPSAVQSIEEIARLADAIMVARGDLGVEVPAQNVPGIQKRIIQVCRELGRPVVVATQMLESMRFSPAPTRAEVTDVATAVSEGADCVMLSAETASGQYPVEAVEMMAKIIRQVEAEPDYQGQLELNRPEPEATVSDAISCAIRRISRILPVAVLVNYTESGASTLRASRERPKAPILSLTPNLRAARRLSVAWGVYSVVNEQLAHVDEICATALEIALAQRMAQRGDTVVVTAGLPFGQPGSTNMLRIETVAPALSAS
- the sstT gene encoding serine/threonine transporter SstT; its protein translation is MTLPAPTLVQRIQRSSLVMRIFVGMLAGIALAFLAPQAALAVGLLGKLFISALKAVAPVLVLVLVCASIANHKAGQRTHIRPILVLYLLGTFAAAVVAVSVSFAFPSTLVLSTAAASETAPPGGIGEVLRTLLFSIASNPVKALLEANFIGILGWAVGLGIALRHARQSTRDLLDDLAGGVTLIVRVVIAFAPLGIFGLVASTLAESGFDALLGYLRLLAVLLGCMLFVALVVNPLIVFWKLRRNPYPLVFTCLRESGVTAFFTRSSAANIPVNLQLCERLGLHEDTYSVSIPLGATINMAGAAVTISVLSLAAANTLGIAVDLPSALLLCVVSALCACGASGVAGGSLLLIPLACGLFGISGEVAMQVVAVGFVISILQDSAETALNSSTDVLFTAAACLAEEPEDAGVGEHS
- the dapF gene encoding diaminopimelate epimerase, producing the protein MRFLKYHALGNDYLVYAGSEPFPFNDAAVVRICDRHRGLGSDGILVPEGRDAGAFGLRILNPDGSLAERSGNGLRIFSRYLWDQGLVDEQPFRIVTVAGPVTSQVFDQGREVEVDMGHAQFASAAIPVRVDTPQALDIPLQLDGHDLRLNAVSMGNPHCVVFVEHTEAQLAKTLGPLLESHALFPNRTNVQFVQVLGRNDLRVEIWERGAGYTLASGTSSCAAAAVARLKGYCDSEITVHLAGGLLRIRVEDDYRVHMRGAVQRIGELHLDAECLRD
- a CDS encoding glycerate kinase type-2 family protein, translated to MSLDPRTLLRELFDTAIAAAHPAQTLARHLPRVHGGRTIVIGAGKAAGAMAEVAEAHWNGEVDGLVVAPYGYGANCQRIEVVEAAHPVPDDAGERVARRVLELVSGLTEDDRVIFLLSGGGSALLALPAEGISLDDKRALNKALLKSGAAIDEMNCVRKHLSAIKGGRLARACWPASVYTYAISDVPGDEATVIASGPTVGDPTTSADALAILKRYGIEVPAHIRAWLEDPRSETVKPGDPCLARSYFTLIATPQQALDAAAAKAREAGLEVLILGDLEGESRDVAKVHAGIARQVRKHGQPLKAPCLILSGGETTVTVRGKGRGGRNAEFLLSLTAALKGEPGIWALAGDTDGIDGMENNAGALMSPCSYKRALAAGLNPLHELDDNNGFGFFAELGDLVTTGPTRTNVNDFRAILILESAEQ
- a CDS encoding urea transporter, translating into MRPLPLLTLWLRGFSQVFLQPAPLFGLLCLALIGACAPALLPGALLGAIAGPACASLLRYRADDIDAGLYGYNAVLIGMLLPLKFAWSPALVILVLLASIASVLLQHLLLNASRHRRGLPPYTLAFVLLGWSLQPLGHWLGLGAAAPGAGLLNLPLPAFLEATSRAFGQVIFLDAPLAGALIFLGLLLGAPRAATWALFGAVMVLPVAVFAGIPQGDVQSGLLGMNSALAALALALRSPSLIAPAAGAVLALLLQRAMVTLGIPFMTSPFIFACLLVILGERLLRPASRRAPLPNS